A single region of the Salvia miltiorrhiza cultivar Shanhuang (shh) chromosome 8, IMPLAD_Smil_shh, whole genome shotgun sequence genome encodes:
- the LOC131001139 gene encoding pentatricopeptide repeat-containing protein At3g22670, mitochondrial-like has product MLSKSKIFNCSSLRQASFSLKNIYTGDYAINVNGVRSALLNRFCTVAEPLKADALPTADESPELPDWVKSSGEEAETEQTRAKRLKNDDFVPPSVSYWIENHKIHAQDVDMKSVVNDIVETDIDKVSEILKNHHFESPDSVVKALEGCDVNVSESLVEQVLRRFSCDWIPAFGFFKWAEMHKGSTHSAHLYNLMVDNLGRARKFDVMWELVGEMKSVEGYVTLNTITKIVRRLARAGKYDDAVEVFEKMEVYGVEKDITARTMVMDALVKQGSVEHAERLHLDYMDRIPPNLSTYNVLVHGWCKTRQMEKAKKMIDEMKELGFSLNAVTYTSVIESYCRERDFRKVEATLEEMKGNGVQPSVVTYTIIMNALSKARETDKALQIYEQMKQKECSPDAAFYNVFIQALGQAGRLKDSDAVFEDMLRQGVSPNTGTYNTLILMAANRLEEEKALKMLRKMEEEGCKPDRYTYAPLLKMCCILNRMKVLSFLLSHMFKNDVGMELGTYSMLVNRLCRNGRLNRAFTIFQEMLRKGFVPMDCTYQILVQGLERKGMLQEKQQLQELMSQPS; this is encoded by the coding sequence ATGTTGTCAAAGTCGAAGATTTTCAACTGTTCGTCGCTGCGGCAGGCTTCATTTTCCTTAAAGAATATTTATACAGGAGACTATGCTATTAATGTAAATGGAGTTAGGTCTGCATTGCTCAATAGGTTTTGCACTGTTGCTGAGCCACTGAAAGCCGATGCCTTACCAACAGCGGATGAGTCGCCTGAGCTTCCCGATTGGGTTAAATCTTCTGGTGAGGAGGCGGAGACGGAGCAGACACGTGCTAAGAGGTTGAAGAATGACGATTTTGTGCCTCCCTCGGTATCTTACTGGATCGAGAATCACAAGATTCATGCTCAAGATGTTGACATGAAAAGCGTAGTAAATGATATTGTAGAGACTGATATTGATAAGGTGAGTGAGATTCTGAAGAATCATCACTTTGAATCCCCCGATTCAGTTGTGAAAGCTTTGGAGGGTTGTGATGTGAATGTGTCCGAGAGTTTGGTTGAGCAAGTGTTGAGGAGGTTCAGCTGCGACTGGATTCCAGCATTTGGATTCTTTAAGTGGGCTGAAATGCACAAGGGGAGCACTCATTCAGCTCACCTATACAACTTGATGGTCGACAATTTGGGGAGGGCGAGGAAATTTGATGTTATGTGGGAACTGGTGGGAGAAATGAAGAGCGTGGAAGGGTATGTCACTTTGAACACGATCACTAAGATCGTGAGGCGTCTTGCAAGGGCGGGTAAGTATGATGATGCAGTGGAGGTGTTCGAGAAGATGGAGGTGTATGGAGTGGAGAAAGACATTACAGCAAGGACTATGGTGATGGATGCATTGGTGAAGCAAGGAAGCGTTGAGCATGCTGAACGACTCCACCTCGATTACATGGATCGAATACCTCCTAATTTGTCGACCTACAATGTGTTAGTCCACGGTTGGTGTAAAACTAGGCAGATGGAGAAAGCTAAAAAGATGATTGACGAGATGAAGGAGCTCGGGTTCTCCCTGAATGCAGTCACCTACACTAGTGTGATCGAGAGCTACTGTCGTGAGAGAGATTTTCGCAAAGTTGAGGCCACGCTGGAGGAAATGAAGGGGAACGGTGTGCAGCCTAGTGTGGTGACATACACTATCATAATGAACGCGCTGTCAAAGGCGAGAGAAACGGATAAGGCTCTGCAGATTTATGAGCAGATGAAGCAGAAGGAGTGCTCCCCCGATGCTGCCTTCTACAACGTGTTCATCCAGGCTCTAGGGCAAGCAGGCAGGCTGAAGGACTCGGATGCTGTCTTCGAGGACATGCTGAGGCAGGGAGTTTCCCCGAACACGGGTACCTACAACACGCTGATCCTGATGGCTGCCAACAGGTTGGAAGAGGAGAAGGCTCTGAAGATGCTGAGGAAAATGGAGGAGGAGGGGTGCAAGCCTGATAGGTACACATATGCGCCGTTGTTGAAGATGTGCTGCATATTGAACAGAATGAAGGTGCTGTCGTTTCTGCTGAGCCACATGTTCAAGAACGACGTGGGCATGGAGCTCGGGACCTACTCGATGTTGGTGAACCGGCTCTGCAGGAACGGGAGGCTCAATCGTGCTTTTACCATCTTCCAGGAGATGCTGCGCAAGGGCTTTGTTCCCATGGATTGTACGTATCAAATTCTTGTTCAAGGCCTCGAGAGGAAGGGAATGCTGCAGGAGAAGCAACAACTTCAAGAATTGATGTCTCAGCCATCCTAG